In Juglans regia cultivar Chandler chromosome 13, Walnut 2.0, whole genome shotgun sequence, the DNA window TAAAGCATTActtttttcttatcttctttaaaaaatggaACTCTTTTTCATACCCAGAGGAGTGGGTATTTTGCTAATGGGATATTATTGTTTACAATTGTTGTAATTGTcagctttttctttcttcttgtggtttttcttttctgatgTTCACTTGATGTTAATAATTTCCTCTAGACTTAGGCCGGCTCCCTCCTCACAGAAGAATAATGAATGAAGAAACTCCGAAGGAGATCCAAACAGTTCATTGAAGTATCACCACCCCACCCCCAGGACAATGATGGCATACCCAGGTTATTGAGAGATGAGTCTAGTTCTGTAGATGCCTCCATTGGTAATagtcatttattttgtttttccttttatgtgTTCTTCCGCTTTTCCAGGCATTGACATGTAACAATTATATTTGAACTGTCATTTGAATAGAGCATCTCTTAAGTCTTTCCTTCCTTAAAGTCTAATTAGATCACTTGCTCAGATTATATGGATGGAGAAGTATATTGATTGGTGACATAATGCTTATGTCATTTTCAGTGACTGTGTTTGACATAAAATTTCTGCAATTAATTACCATTTCAATTATTCTTTGGTGAGATGCTGACAAGttccttttgtttctcttttcctGATTCCTGAGGCCATATTCttctcttctcatcttctttcGCTGCTTTTGGATTCGTGAGATCTCATCTAATGGGTCCCTTAaagaataataattgatgaggCAACTTTGTTTAAATGACTTTGGATTCACCGGACCTTCTCCTACTGACCTAAAAAATACCAGGGGCCATTTGGCATCATCCCAGAATCACCTTTACCTGTTATGGAATATATTAAAGTGAGAAAGTAGCTTCAAGTACAGCAGCTGGTTAAAGAGAAAGGTACTTCAATtactcttcctttcttttcttgtttttcaaaCATTCGGGCCACACACCATTAAAActcatcaataattatattCCTTTCTTTGAATGTGAACTATGAGCTTGCCACTAAGGAAAAATAGTTCAGGACAGAAGAAGCAGATGCTTGCTCAGGAAGAACCCCCCATCCCCCTATAGCATGAAACTGAGCCCACCCTCTTGTTTGATCAAGAGAATAGCCTTACAATTTATGTTTTTTCCGAGAAAATGGTGATGGTAACAGTTTTGATCAAGGGACTTTGTCAATCTGTTATGTTTCTTGACAGTTTACTAACATGTGCATGACCCGTCAAGCTATTTGGATAATTAATTGTGTAATAACATACCCAAATACCCAGAAAACCATTTGTACTTGTCTTCTAGTTTTgttcattaattaaaatttaaaagcgTGTCTCTCATCTAGTTTCCTGGTTAATTTCTCTTTGGTATCTAAAATTTCTTGAGTTTTGAATCCTGGGAAATTGTTATCAATGCTGCAGACCAACTGAATGTTTGGTGCTGACATGGCAACACTTGAAGATCAATCATTGGATTTTGATTCCAGTGATCAAACTCTTGAACGCAACCCAAGAAATCTGAGGATCGATCTGATGCAATTGCCTTTTTACGATTTGTTGTTGGCCATTTGTGgcctccctttttcttttcttcttttcttttcttttcttggtgaaaatttcttttcttcatttcgCTTGGATATGGATTACAGAATTAAAGCGAACACTCCCTTTggaatatatttctttatggGACTTTTATGCTTAGTGTGACTGCTACTGATTTGCTTTCATATTTACAAGAAAAAGCTTGCAGCCCATAAATTATGTggaccttctttttttttctttttttctttttcattatgaATCTGCTTCAACGACCAGGGGATGTTGGTCCAATGTTAGAACAGGTTGTTAGTTACAATGCTAGAACTTATCACAATATCAGAAGTAtctccaactctattttttaattcaatcaTACAGTAGCTTGCAAGTAAAGTACGCAAATTTAGTAGCTTTAAAGTTTAATCAAATAGGAGTGTTACAGGGGTCGGTACAGCGTTTAACCCGGTAAAAGATACGTTGCATTTGCAATCTACCAGGGTTCGGTTCTTTGcagtaaaaaatgtttttttatttatttaaaagataaattttaaattttattaattaaatcttattatttaagtcaGGATGATATGCGAGGAAGGAGCCGTCTGGGAATTGCACTCCTTTGGGGGGGTATCAGTGCCTTGCGTTAAAGCCAAGGCTGGGAATGGGTGGTACTGTACTGACAGTCTGTATATAAAACTGAGGGTTAAATCCAAGTCGAGCAATGAATGGAATCGTATTGACAGGCTGTATATAGAACTCAGGGGGGCCAGAGAttccctcccctgttttaggataatcatagaaataaatgaCTACTTTTGAGTTCAAttttcagaaaagaaaagaaaagaaaaatggtgcTTGTGTTGTGATAACGTGGGAGCATCACCTTCAAATTCAATAAGATGGTTGATTTGATTCTCTTTCGCTAGAGtacatattttgaagaaaaaatagagcaaGTTTGGGTCCTAAAATCTAAGGTGAGATTCTTTGATTCCTCCATCCCTACTACGAACAAAAAGAATCAGCCAATCACACCATACTCTTCtcaggaaagaaaaattaaaaattaaaaaattaaaaaggcgaaagaaaattaaaaaaaaaaagaaagatataacCCAATTGGTTTTCGCTTTCAGTCACCAAAAAGAAATATCCATTACAGCATCcccatcaaatttattttttcttttgcttcaaAGCTTCTCACAGTGCCAGGAAAGTTGCACCCATTATTCATCATGGTGGGGCTACCTAATTCAGTAGGGAATCAagcacaaagagagagagagagagagattggaaaacagcaagataaaaacaaaccatacactttttcctcttttctatCCTTTTAAGACTCAAATTAAACTGTGTTGCTTTCTCTGTTTTTGCTGCACCAGAGAGATTCTCTCCCCCTATTTCaagtcaaagaaaaaagaaaaaaaaataataaaaaagaaaagttgatatgaaatgagaaatgggagaaagGAAGAACCACAGCTCATGGCATATATTCCCCCAGCATAGCCCCACTTATGTTTCCAGATatggagtgagagagagaacataGGACAGGCCAGCAACTCCAAATTATAAAGAGAACTATAGCTGCCACATATTGACACACAAGAGCTAATCAAAACCCATTTTTTATGTTTCAGCTTTCTTTCTGACTCTCATCTCATCCATAAAATAGAAACTGGCAATATGCAAAATCAGAACATGAATTTGGTTTTGTCCACTGATGCAAAGCCCAGGTTAAAATGGATTCCAGAACTTCATCAGAGATTTACGGAAGCAGTGGATCAACTTGGAGGGGCAGACAGTGAGTCTAGAAGCTTGTTTATCCGTTACAATATTCTGATTACACTCTAGTTTTCTAATATCTTTTATATGACCAGAGGCAACACCAAAGAGTCTGATGAGGGTGATGGGAATTCCTGGATTGACTTTGTACCACCTAAAGAGTCATTTACAGGTACTTTCTCTTCACAATGATTCTATCAATCTTTGTTTCTCATATAACCAAATAGGAAAGCTGAACTCTAAAACTGTATTTTTGTGTTTCCTGTTGCAGAAATATAGGCTGGGGAAAAGCCAGCTGCCAGAATCCTGCACTGACAATAAGGAAGAAGGTAACTGGAGTGCCTCCGATTAATCAATCATAGccaattattttcttctcattttggtTTTGATCTTTCTTGTTATTGGTGCAGATCACAGAGAGATTAAGACCAACGATGGGCATTTGAGTAGGGACATCAGTGATGCAACCAAAAACCAGATTAACGAGTAATAGTTAGAGATTGATCACATCGTTTGATAATttggatggaaaatgataataacCCCCCAAAAGCTCCTATTGATTTAGTTTTGTGTTTCTCAGAAACTTGCAGATTGCTCAGGCTCTCCAATTGCAAATGGAAGTACAAAGGAAGCTGCATGAGCAGATTGAGGTAGGACCAATAAACCAATTCCATTACAAGTATGTTAATTTCGAGTTTTATGTACCAACACATGCCGGTTATATTAGAATTCTGTTTCCAGGTACAGAGACATCTGCAGCTGAGAATTGAAGCCCAAGGGAAGTATTTACAATCGGTACTGAAGAAAGCTCAGGAAACACTTTCTGGGTATAATTCTTCTCCTCTGGGAGTAGAACTTGCAAAAGCTGAACTCTCCCAGTTAGTATCAATGGTCAACACTGGCTGCCCGAGCTCTTCGGTCTCAGAATTAACAGAAACAGGAGATCTGAGTCTAAAAGACGTGGAGAGGAAACAAGTTAGAGGCACGATATGCTCCATGGAAAGCTCCTTGACATCATCCGAAAGCTCGgggagaaaggaagagaagagacCGATGAAGGACAGTGGTGACCCCCAAATGTCTAATACAACTGCTCTGGAACTTTCGTTAATGGATCTTCACCCAGAAGACAAGCCAAGGAGAACTGATGCAAGCAATCAAGGAAGTGGGAGGAAGAGAAGCGGAAGTGCCATTTCTGATGGTATTTGCGCAGAACAACCAGTTTCTAAAAGATCACCAACCCTCAGAGACAAAAGTGGTAATCCACTGAGAAAATCTGGATTATTGGAGAAACTGGATCTCAACAGCCACTATCAGCATGACATTGAATCAGGTCCAAAAGCAATAGACTTGAACATCAAGGGAATAGAACTATGCAACGGTTGGAATCTTGATAATACAGATCGGTTTTAGTCATATAGTCTACGCAGCAAACTTAATTCTTAGAGTTAATCCTTTGTTTATAGACTGTATATTGTTGCATGTAAGGACCCTCAAGAACTTTTGAAAGTATATTAagtatattcatataaaaaaaaaggtattataatatatatttttgtggaCAGATCTCTGCCTCataattttatccaaaacttgTAGAACTGTACGATACGCATTAATAGTTAAAGTtgtgaaataaagaaaattaatcaattaaaacTATACCAACATGTTTCCTGCCATCTTGGAATAAATAGAACTATTAAGGAAGCGCCTGCATTGGCATCTTGATCTTTAATTTGGTTACATGGACTTCGCTTGACTGGAGAGAGGGACTAACCCCTTTATAGAATATGCCAAAGTAACTCAACCTATCAAGAACCATAACTTAAGCTCTTTATCTTCCTCTAAAATTAAAACGGCATGAGTTAGAGAAAACTAAAAAGATATGCCTTTGAAAACTATTCAATTAATGATCGGAAAAGTAGAAGGTTACTTAACATCTTGGCAGAGAAGTCGACGTAAATGAATAGAAGCAGAGCTCCCTAAATGGTagcaatttcaatatatatataaatatatatatgtatatatatattgcagatGACGTTTGTGGGATTAAAGCTACTAATGACGGTTTCAAAAATGGACTCAAGCTTGGGTTTTGGGTGATTATAGTTTGTAAGTAAAATTCTTAAACAATGTTTGTTGTATACCTTTTCTGTTGCAGTGCCTGCATGTCTCATCTCTCTAACCTAATCTGTCAATCAGTGCGAACACTAGCCAGTACAGTATCTTGAATTCTTTTTCCTACACTTGTCAAACAGACAGTGAAGTAGGGTATATTTAGGTATGATATTATACCATAAATCCCAAGTAAAAAGCTAAGATGTGGTTGTAAATCATCATGGCAGCAACATCATAAGTTATCCAACTAACAAAAACAGAATCATTGTCCAAACCATGCGTATGCTTTAATATGACTGAACATAAGGATCTACAATAAATTTATCCCTTAGCACTAAGAGACTGAGTAATTATGTTGCCTGCGCACAAGGCCAATATATACTGCCCTCTGATCTAGGGACGTGGAGACACAAAACATGGAGCTTTCACGAACAACTCATGGCCACGGACTTCTCATAGCATCTGTGTTCTTACTATTTAACTTGTCCGTAGCTTCTTCACCGCCTCAAGGTATGAACTCCCCACGattgttttcttgatttttcaaTTCATGCTAGTTGACTGAGTGGAGTTTGATCTCATTCTTCATCTCTGTAGAAAAAGGACTCCCCTACATGACTTCAGATGTCAAAGAAGTGTCAGGCAAACATTTTGATTACATTGTTGTTGGGGGAGGCACCGCTGGCTGCTCCCTAGCTGCAACCTTGTCCGAGAGATTCTCCGTGCTATTGGTGGAACGAGGTGGCTCACCATATGGAAATCCGTTGGTACTGGATAAGAAGTACTACGGGTTGGCGTTGATCCAAACAGATGAGTACACATCGGTAGCGCAAAGCTTCATCTCCAAGGATGGGATTATGAATCACAGAGGAAGAGTTCTTGGAGGATCATCGGCTATAAATTTTGGGTTTTATAGTAGAGCAAGTGAGAATTTTATCGAAAAAGTGGGGTTGGATAAGGAACTAGTAAGAGAAGCTTATGAATGGGTGGAATCTAGAATTGTATTTATACCTGAGTTGACCATGTGGCAGATTGTTGCTGAGTTTGGCCTTCTTGAAGCAGGAATTCTGCCTTACAATGGTTTTAGTTTGGAACATATCGAGGGAACAAAGGTGGGTGCGACGGTCTTTGACCAATTTGGAACAAGGCACACCTCAGCTGATCTTCTGAAGGCAGgaaatcccaaaaatataaCAGTTCTTTTGAATGCAACTGTAAAGAATGTCATCTTCCATAATGGTAAGCAAGAGAGTTTATTATAAATAGTTCTTAGTAATAGGGTGCGTAAGATATCTTTATTCATCTTTTGCATTGAGTAGCAAATTTAGCTTGCATTCTATCATAGAATATCCCATTCTATAagctcacttttttcaaatgatgtAGAAAATAGGAACGAAACCAGAGCATATGGTATAAGGTTCATCGAGAGCAACGGCTGTACTGATCAAGCCCACGAAGCTTATATCAACCAAAATAATGATTCCAGTTCATGGGGAGATGTAATATTATCAGCAGGGGCTTTAGGCAGCccccaaattttattactaaGTGGGATTGGACCTAAAGAACACCTGAGGAACTTTAGCATCCCACTTGTGCTGGACTTGAAAGGGGTCGGATGGGCAATGAAAGACAACCCTGGCATCGCCCTCTTGGTGGACAATAAGCCACAAAAGAGGCTACCAGACACCCCCCAAGTTGCAGGTATAGCAGATGACTTTAACATCATAGTTGAAGCAGGAATCATACCTGTAAGTTTGAATGCAACGAGAATGACAGTTGCTGCCAAACTGGCATTCCCAGAATCAAAAGGTAAGCTCGAATTAAATGGCACAGACC includes these proteins:
- the LOC108988776 gene encoding (R)-mandelonitrile lyase-like, translated to MELSRTTHGHGLLIASVFLLFNLSVASSPPQEKGLPYMTSDVKEVSGKHFDYIVVGGGTAGCSLAATLSERFSVLLVERGGSPYGNPLVLDKKYYGLALIQTDEYTSVAQSFISKDGIMNHRGRVLGGSSAINFGFYSRASENFIEKVGLDKELVREAYEWVESRIVFIPELTMWQIVAEFGLLEAGILPYNGFSLEHIEGTKVGATVFDQFGTRHTSADLLKAGNPKNITVLLNATVKNVIFHNENRNETRAYGIRFIESNGCTDQAHEAYINQNNDSSSWGDVILSAGALGSPQILLLSGIGPKEHLRNFSIPLVLDLKGVGWAMKDNPGIALLVDNKPQKRLPDTPQVAGIADDFNIIVEAGIIPVSLNATRMTVAAKLAFPESKGKLELNGTDPRRNPSVQFNYLAKEKDLEECVKMSKLLERVAGSHSIATFLEKENKNNLMSSEEELRKSCKKNVRTFYHFHGGCTVGSVVDKDYRVYGIQGLRVVDGSTFLESPGTNPMATLLMLGRYQGIRILKEREDACAFSTQKNR
- the LOC108980862 gene encoding myb family transcription factor PHL8-like; amino-acid sequence: MQNQNMNLVLSTDAKPRLKWIPELHQRFTEAVDQLGGADKATPKSLMRVMGIPGLTLYHLKSHLQKYRLGKSQLPESCTDNKEEDHREIKTNDGHLSRDISDATKNQINENLQIAQALQLQMEVQRKLHEQIEVQRHLQLRIEAQGKYLQSVLKKAQETLSGYNSSPLGVELAKAELSQLVSMVNTGCPSSSVSELTETGDLSLKDVERKQVRGTICSMESSLTSSESSGRKEEKRPMKDSGDPQMSNTTALELSLMDLHPEDKPRRTDASNQGSGRKRSGSAISDGICAEQPVSKRSPTLRDKSGNPLRKSGLLEKLDLNSHYQHDIESGPKAIDLNIKGIELCNGWNLDNTDRF